From Trueperaceae bacterium, a single genomic window includes:
- a CDS encoding RtcB family protein: MLTAGTNGIVGRVFGEHDEATLAQLRDVASRAVRVALMADGHLGYVMPIGGVAAYREQVSVVGVGFDIACGNAAILTDLTLDSGVDLPGLADAVAGLLSFGVGGTNLLPDAPSDHPLFRSPAWEHVPREHRDKLRDRARAQLGSIGSGNHYVDVFSDELGRLWVGVHFGSRGLGHAIASGFMALAQGQRWGDRTREVEALLDLNSELGRQYWELMSLAGTYAYAGREWVARKVVELMGGRELDLVHNHHNFAWREEHFGEELIVVRKGATPAFPGQRGFVGGSMGDDSVILQGSHAGSEDQQAALFSTVHGAGRVMSRTEAAGRRRGRRGQRSRGSVSAEMLRAWVEEKGVILRGGGRDEAPQVYRRLGDVIAAQGDTIEVLHTLRPLVVVMDPAGPR, from the coding sequence ATGCTGACGGCGGGGACTAACGGCATCGTCGGCAGGGTGTTCGGCGAGCACGACGAGGCCACCCTGGCGCAGTTGCGGGACGTGGCGTCGCGCGCGGTGCGCGTGGCGTTGATGGCCGACGGGCACCTCGGTTACGTGATGCCCATCGGCGGCGTGGCCGCCTACCGCGAGCAGGTGAGCGTGGTGGGCGTGGGTTTCGACATCGCCTGCGGCAACGCCGCCATCCTGACAGACCTCACGCTCGATAGCGGCGTGGACCTGCCGGGGCTCGCCGACGCCGTCGCGGGCCTGCTCTCGTTCGGGGTCGGCGGCACCAACCTCCTCCCGGACGCCCCCTCCGATCACCCGCTGTTCCGTTCCCCCGCCTGGGAGCACGTGCCGCGCGAGCACCGCGACAAGCTGCGGGACCGCGCCAGGGCGCAGCTCGGGAGCATAGGCTCCGGCAACCACTACGTAGACGTCTTCAGCGATGAGCTCGGGCGCCTCTGGGTGGGTGTGCACTTCGGCTCGCGCGGCCTCGGGCACGCGATCGCGAGCGGCTTCATGGCGCTGGCGCAGGGGCAGCGCTGGGGCGACCGCACGCGCGAGGTGGAGGCGCTCCTCGACCTCAACTCGGAGCTCGGCCGCCAGTACTGGGAGCTCATGAGCCTGGCGGGCACGTACGCCTACGCCGGCCGCGAGTGGGTGGCGCGCAAGGTCGTGGAGCTGATGGGCGGCCGCGAGCTCGACCTGGTGCACAACCACCACAACTTCGCCTGGCGCGAGGAGCACTTCGGCGAGGAGCTGATCGTGGTGCGCAAGGGCGCCACCCCCGCCTTCCCCGGCCAACGCGGCTTCGTGGGCGGCTCCATGGGCGACGACTCCGTCATCCTCCAGGGTTCGCACGCCGGCAGCGAGGACCAGCAGGCCGCGCTCTTCTCCACCGTGCACGGCGCCGGGCGCGTCATGAGCCGCACCGAGGCCGCGGGCAGACGCCGCGGACGGCGCGGCCAACGCTCACGCGGCAGCGTCTCGGCGGAGATGCTGCGCGCCTGGGTCGAGGAGAAGGGCGTGATCCTGCGTGGCGGCGGCCGCGACGAGGCGCCGCAGGTGTACCGCAGGCTGGGCGACGTGATAGCGGCACAGGGCGACACCATCGAGGTGCTGCACACGCTGCGGCCGCTGGTGGTGGTCATGGATCCGGCCGGGCCGCGTTAG